Proteins encoded together in one Salvelinus namaycush isolate Seneca chromosome 26, SaNama_1.0, whole genome shotgun sequence window:
- the LOC120021436 gene encoding ras and Rab interactor 2-like, whose protein sequence is MKMQEDPVYDFPEPVGKPIGERRACLQRSSLKSISVLDRLLLTHPVWLQLSINSATALHILQREPPGTFLVRKSNTSQKKVLCVRLADDCLPSFFKQFVIQELDSTFSLERAAISFPDLCRLIAFYCVSRDVLPFPLELPEAIVKASSHKQLESISHMGVEFWSSQLNFRGPRNGPPRVEEAPLPPSPTPEDCATPEESPTLFQEFCSIQTRSPRELNCGAAGQGALCFINPLFLQFQTALHRRRHQFKRSLKVRVSTENSSPLSPPFAPPPPPPLLAKKKSKKVHQASRAVEARVEGEGGTAPVQEDSDYLQPCLVLPVLPKKTRVTPTLSPTAEEDDYHVPIGLLQGLGQEKGGEGEEVSEEVDLLLEQRYAPSLSELDSSSSLSSLEEAEENSERPPLTRGTSNPSPPCTSPAHQPVSAMRKLSAAFVSFFVPEKCVARLVEDLSRDKRTAFGLLVQDFLRQQREVIKPQCQRSGIELLQGIRLFLSQAKTFLLDCGDLQPPIETMVHDDEKDLVLEKAMFRCVLKPLKGQIDGTLKTLHERDRSTQSMAESLAKARGKTPLECFGVRVGVPDAANVEKVRQKLALMRRAYSPIDKVVLLLQVCKLIYKAMKDKSGQEFGADDFLPALSYVLVQCNMPELSVEVEYMMELLESSWLKGEGGYYLTSVYASLCLIQSKPEVVPSSGLTRETRDSLKDWSRRRSLQAQSQKNLRQQLRCVRVLFLDGENSWMKTLQWRAGVSGGALTQLCAAKFGVDNPELYKLYWRREGEIKALPAQAQIQDLQGQGSSGTPLIYQQANQDQLKTRKLNREEAVDFMGLP, encoded by the exons ATGAAG ATGCAGGAGGACCCGGTGTATGATTTCCCTGAGCCGGTAGGGAAGCCGATAGGAGAGAGGCGGGCTTGTCTTCAGCGTAGCTCCCTGAAGAGCATCAGTGTGCTGGACCGTCTGCTTCTCACACACCCCGTCTGGCTGCAGCTGTCCATCAACTCTGCTACCGCTCTGCACATCCTACAGAGGGAGCCGCCTGGG ACCTTTCTAGTGCGCAAGTCCAACACCTCGCAGAAGAAGGTGCTGTGTGTCAGGCTTGCAGATGACTGCCTCCCCTCCTTTTTCAAACAATTTGTCATCCAGGAATTGGACTCCA CTTTCTCCTTGGAGAGAGCTGCTATCAGTTTCCCTGACCTCTGCCGGCTCATCGCCTTCTACTGTGTTAGCCG GGATGTGTTGCCCTTCCCCCTGGAGCTCCCTGAGGCCATAGTCAAGGCTTCATCCCACAAACAGCTGGAGTCCATCTCCCACATGGGAGTGG AGTTCTGGAGCTCCCAGCTGAACTTCAGAGGTCCACGCAATGGGCCCCCACGAGTGGAGGAGGCACCGCTGCCCCCTAGCCCCACCCCTGAGGATTGTGCCACACCCGAGGAGAGCCCCACCCTGTTTCAAGAGTTCTGCTCCATCCAAACACGCAGCCCCCGGGAGCTGAACTGTGGGGCAGCAGGCCAAGGGGCTCTCTGTTTCATCAACCCACTCTTCCTGCAGTTCCAGACTGCACTGCACAGACGCCGCCACCAGTTCAAACGCAGCCTCAAGGTGCGTGTCTCCACTGAGAACTCTAGCCCCTTGTCCCCACCATttgctcctccccctcccccacctcTGCTGGCAAAGAAAAAGAGCAAGAAGGTCCATCAGGCTAGTAGAGCAGTGGAGGCCAGagtggagggtgagggagggacaGCACCCGTCCAGGAGGACTCAGACTACTTGCAGCCATGCTTGGTTCTTCCAGTTCTTCCGAAAAAGACCAGGGTCACACCCACACTGTCTCCCACTGCAGAGGAGGATGACTACCATGTGCCCATAGGTCTCTTGCAGGGACTGGGCCAGGAGAAAGGAGGTGAGGGGGAGGAGGTGAGTGAGGAGGTGGATCTCTTGCTGGAGCAGAGATATGCTCCCTCCCTGAGTGAGTTGGACAGCAGCAGTTCCCTCAGCAGCttggaggaggcagaggagaacTCAGAGCGACCTCCCCTCACCAGGGGAACAAGTAACCCCTCACCTCCATGCACCTCTCCCGCTCATCAGCCCGTCTCAGCCATGCGCAAGCTTAGTGCAGCCTTTGTGTCCTTCTTTGTGCCTGAGAAGTGCGTGGCGAGGCTGGTGGAGGACCTGTCCCGTGACAAGAGGACTGCGTTTGGTCTCCTGGTGCAGGACTTCCTCAGGCAGCAGCGCGAGGTGATCAAGCCTCAGTGCCAGAGATCTGGCATAGAGCTACTGCAGGGCATCCGTCTCTTCCTCTCCCAGGCCAAGACCTTCCTGCTGGACTGTGGAGACCTACAGCCCCCCATTGAGACCATGGTGCATGATGATGAGAAAG ACCTGGTGCTGGAGAAAGCCATGTTCCGCTGTGTGCTGAAACCTTTGAAAGGACAGATAGATGGGACACTGAAAACTTTGCATGAGCGAGACCGCTCCACCCAAAGCATGGCAGAGAGCCTGGCTAAGGCCAGGGGAAAGACCCCGTTGGAGTGTTTTGGAGTGCGGGTGGGAGTGCCGGATGCTGCCAATGTGGAGAAGGTGCGGCAGAAGTTAGCTCTCATGAGGCGGGCCTACTCTCCCATTGACAAGGTTGTGCTGCTCCTGCAGGTCTGCAAGCTCATCTATAAAGCCATGAAGGACAAATCAG GCCAGGAGTTCGGTGCAGATGACTTCCTGCCAGCCTTGTCCTATGTCCTCGTACAGTGTAACATGCCTGAGCTGTCTGTGGAGGTGGAGTACATGATGGAACTGCTGGAGTCATCATGGCTCAAAGGGGAGG GTGGGTACTACCTGACCAGTGTGTATGCCAGCCTGTGCCTGATCCAGAGCAAGCCTGAAGTAGTACCCTCCAGTGGGCTGACCCGCGAGACCAGAGACTCTTTGAAAGACTGGAGCCGGCGCCGGAGCCTCCAGGCGCAAAGCCAGAAAAACTTACGACAGCAACTG AGGTGTGTCAGGGTTCTGTTTCTAGATGGAGAGAACAGCTGGATGAAAACCCTGCAGTGGAGAGCAGGAGTTAGTGGGGGGGCCCTGACCCAGCTCTGTGCTGCTAAATTTGGGGTGGACAACCCAGAACTGTACAAACTGTACTggcggagagagggggagatcaaAGCCCTCCCAGCACAGGCCCAGATCCAGGACCTACAGGGCCAAGGCAGCAGTGGGACACCCCTCATATACCAGCAAGCCAACCAGGATCAACTCAAGACTCGCAAACTAAACAGAGAGGAGGCGGTGGACTTTATGGGATTACCTTGA
- the LOC120021621 gene encoding RNA-binding protein 4-like, protein MESTDKNEAIKLFVGNLALDTSQEDLTQLFGPYGQVVTCSVLRQFAFIHLQGDGAADLAIRELNGREFRGRNLVVEESRGRPMHSTKVFVGNLSAMCSAEDLQELFQTFGKVLECDKVKARLSSSAGYAFVHMERKEDAVQAIEALHGTTFKGRPLSVELSNVQPSNPTTTTAKAPVMSHYATENPSINPHMEHHQSQAAVLAAAVAAAAGLPLQVQQSLHNSVYNTTSFDPTYAALKGMTAASATDGTPVSPAVYGALASQVYGSVADQVYDSIANQAASYQNSATPDTEGYSNQYDPTAGEAPSAQAAVNPAYGGASALYNASSAYGSMGGAEPTAQAIFEAARARFFQQGQQVLAEQQMGTKSGDRDRSPVRRSTPLLPDPVPQPFPQPRPKRRALLPTPPGRPEDPAADRDPIARCYAEYYQQVQQYQQYQQYQQQYQQYQYGYPPPAPTQMPPTMPNYQMPMQAPPPTEAHNLEAPATYAPARAYEPPPSHKEPLLRRPDYSHMPEHR, encoded by the exons ATGGAGTCAACGGATAAGAACGAAGCTATAAAGCTCTTTGTGGGGAACCTGGCTTTGGACACCTCTCAGGAGGACCTGACACAGCTCTTTGGGCCATATGGACAGGTGGTCACCTGCAGTGTACTCAGGCAGTTTGCCTTCATCCATCTCCAGGGAGATGGTGCTGCTGATCTAGCCATAAGGGAACTGAATGGACGGGAGTTCCGTGGCCGCAACCTGGTGGTTGAAGAGTCCCGCGGAAGGCCCATGCATTCCACCAAGGTGTTTGTGGGGAACCTCAGTGCCATGTGTTCTGCTGAGGACCTGCAAGAGCTCTTTCAGACCTTTGGGAAAGTTCTGGAGTGTGATAAGGTCAAAG CGAGGCTCTCCTCCTCTGCGGGCTATGCCTTTGTACACATGGAGCGGAAGGAGGATGCAGTGCAGGCTATTGAGGCTCTCCATGGGACCACCTTCAAAGGCCGACCGCTCTCTGTGGAGCTCTCCAATGTGCAGCCCAGTAATCCCACCACGACTACAGCAAAGGCCCCCGTCATGAGTCACTATGCCACTGAAAACCCCTCCATCAACCCTCATATGGAGCACCACCAGAGTCAGGCTGCTGTACTGGCTGCTGCCGTTGCTGCAGCAGCAGGTCTGCCTCTTCAGGTGCAGCAGAGCTTGCACAACTCTGTCTACAACACAACAAGCTTTGATCCCACGTACGCTGCGCTAAAGGGCATGACGGCAGCCAGCGCCACAGATGGTACTCCAGTGAGCCCTGCGGTCTACGGTGCCCTCGCCAGCCAGGTGTACGGCTCTGTAGCGGATCAGGTATACGACTCTATAGCCAACCAGGCAGCCAGCTATCAGAATTCAGCCACACCGGACACAGAAGGCTACAGTAACCAGTACGACCCCACAGCTGGAGAGGCACCGTCAGCCCAGGCTGCTGTCAACCCGGCCTACGGTGGCGCCTCGGCCCTCTACAACGCCAGCTCAGCCTATGGCTCCATGGGGGGTGCAGAACCCACTGCCCAGGCCATCTTTGAGGCAGCACGGGCCCGCTTCTTCCAGCAGGGTCAGCAGGTTCTAGCTGAGCAGCAGATGGGGACTAAGTCAGGGGACAGGGACCGCAGCCCAGTACGACGCTCCACCCCACTGCTGCCTGACCCTGTGCCCCAGCCCTTCCCCCAGCCACGCCCCAAACGCCGCGCCCTCCTCCCAACGCCACCCGGCCGACCAGAGGACCCGGCTGCTGATAGAGACCCCATTGCCAG ATGCTATGCAGAGTACTATCAGCAGGTCCAGCAGTACCAACAGTACCAGCAGTACCAACAACAGTACCAGCAGTACCAATATGGCTACCCTCCTCCAGCCCCGACCCAGATGCCCCCCACAATGCCCAACTACCAGATGCCCATGCAGGCCCCGCCCCCGACGGAGGCCCACAACCTGGAAGCGCCTGCTACCTACGCCCCAGCTAGAGCGTATGAACCGCCTCCATCACACAAGGAGCCCCTCCTCCGCCGCCCTGACTACTCCCACATGCCAGAGCACCGATAA